The region CCTGGCCCTCGGGCCGGACGCCCCGACGATCAACGAGGGCTGGGCGACCCGTGACCTCGCCGCGCACCTGGTGCTGCGGGAGCGTCGCCCGGACGCGGCCGGGGGGATCGTGCTGCCGCCGCTGCGCGGCTACGCGGAGCGGGTCCGTCGGCGACTCGCCGCGCGGCCTTATCCCGACCTGGTCGCACAGGTGCGCCGTCCGCCGCTCTGGAGCCCGATCAGCAACCCGGTCACCGACGAGGCGGCGAACACGATCGAGTTCTTCATCCATCACGAGGACGTACGCCGGGCCAGCTCCGGATGGCAGCCGCGGGACCTGCCCGCCGGCCTGCAGAGTGCGCTCTGGAAGCGCACCGCCCAGATGGCGCGGCTGACCCTGCGCCGCTTCCCCGCTGACGTCTACGTGCAGGCGCCCGGCCACGGCGAGTTGTCCGCCGGTCGTGGGGGCGAGCCGCTCCGGGTGGTCGGCCCCCCGGCGGAGCTGGTCCTGTTTCTCTCCGGCCGCCAGCGGGTGGCCCGGGTCCAGTTGGACGGCCCTGCGGAGGCGGCACAACGACTCCGCACCGCCAGGCTGGGCATGTAACCGACTGCACCTGAACAGACACGAGGCGGGTGTGGGTTTTCCCACACCCAGCGAAACATGCAGATACCTCCTCCCGTACGCTTCACCGCGCCGCTCCGCGCCGGGCGGCACGAAGTGGGGGCGCACTGTGCGAAGTTTCGCGATTTCGGCGCTGCGGGAGCCCCCGTTCTCCACGGGGCGCCATGGTGCCACGGAGCAGGTGGCGGGCGAGAGCGTGGAGTGGGCGCGCGCGTTCGGGCTGGTCGATTCCAGCCAACGTGTGCACCGGCTGCGACTTGCCGACGCCGCCGGCCTGGCCGGGCGCGCCTGCCCGGACGGCTCGACCGACGGGCTGCGGCTGCTCACCGACCTGATCAGCTGGCTCTTCGTGATGGACGACGCGTGCGACGAGGACGGTCTCGGTGCCGACCCGGCCCGGCTCGGCCCGGCGATCAGCACCCTGCTCGACGTGCTGGACCGGTACGGCGACCCG is a window of Micromonospora sp. WMMD961 DNA encoding:
- a CDS encoding TIGR03085 family metal-binding protein, which produces MPRYARAEREALADLLLALGPDAPTINEGWATRDLAAHLVLRERRPDAAGGIVLPPLRGYAERVRRRLAARPYPDLVAQVRRPPLWSPISNPVTDEAANTIEFFIHHEDVRRASSGWQPRDLPAGLQSALWKRTAQMARLTLRRFPADVYVQAPGHGELSAGRGGEPLRVVGPPAELVLFLSGRQRVARVQLDGPAEAAQRLRTARLGM